From a single Herbiconiux sp. SALV-R1 genomic region:
- the glpX gene encoding class II fructose-bisphosphatase, which translates to MTADSAPLYAHPDRNLAMELVRATEAAAIRAQPFIGKGDKNAADGAAVDAMRAFLGTVDFDGVIVIGEGEKDEAPMLFNGEHVGTGRGPSCDIAVDPIDGTSLTAAGRQNAISMLAVSDRGTMLDASSVFYMNKIVTDADGIGVIDIDRPIGDNIRALAKAKGKDVGDIRVAVLDRPRHAPLIDEIRAAGAGTRLMLDGDVAGGINAARYGTRIDMCVGIGGSPEGVATACAIKALGGFIQTRLAPKNDEERQKGIDAGLDVDKLYTADDLVKGDNTFFVATGVTDGGLVAGVKRLGPIIRTESIVLRSHSGTIRRIEADHLLEKWL; encoded by the coding sequence ATGACCGCGGACTCCGCACCCCTCTACGCCCACCCCGACCGCAACCTGGCGATGGAGCTGGTGCGCGCGACCGAAGCCGCCGCCATCCGGGCGCAGCCGTTCATCGGCAAGGGCGACAAGAACGCCGCCGATGGGGCTGCCGTCGACGCGATGCGCGCGTTCCTCGGCACGGTCGACTTCGACGGCGTGATCGTCATCGGCGAGGGGGAGAAAGACGAGGCGCCGATGCTCTTCAACGGCGAGCACGTCGGCACGGGCCGCGGCCCATCGTGCGACATCGCCGTCGACCCGATCGACGGCACCTCGCTCACCGCCGCCGGGCGCCAGAACGCGATCTCGATGCTCGCGGTCTCCGACCGCGGCACCATGCTCGACGCGTCGTCGGTGTTCTACATGAACAAGATCGTCACCGACGCCGACGGCATCGGCGTGATCGACATCGACCGCCCGATCGGCGACAACATCAGGGCGCTGGCGAAGGCGAAGGGCAAAGACGTCGGCGACATCCGCGTCGCCGTGCTCGACCGGCCGCGACACGCGCCGCTCATCGACGAGATCCGCGCCGCCGGCGCCGGCACGCGGCTCATGCTCGACGGCGACGTCGCGGGCGGCATCAACGCCGCGCGGTACGGCACGCGCATCGACATGTGCGTGGGCATCGGCGGCAGCCCCGAGGGTGTCGCCACGGCGTGCGCCATCAAGGCGCTCGGCGGGTTCATCCAGACGCGGCTCGCGCCCAAAAACGACGAGGAGCGCCAGAAGGGCATCGACGCCGGCCTCGACGTCGACAAGCTCTACACCGCCGACGACCTCGTGAAGGGCGACAACACCTTCTTCGTCGCCACCGGCGTCACCGACGGCGGACTCGTCGCCGGCGTCAAGCGCCTCGGCCCCATCATCCGCACCGAGTCGATCGTGCTCCGCTCCCACTCCGGCACCATCCGCCGCATCGAGGCCGACCACCTTTTGGAGAAGTGGCTCTAG
- a CDS encoding HigA family addiction module antitoxin translates to MAPIHPGEVLREDFIEGFGITQNKLAVSIGVPPRRINEIVHGKRAVTADTALRLGRYFGTSAQFWLNLQTKYDLDLAEDRVSEQIAAITPLKVA, encoded by the coding sequence ATGGCGCCGATTCATCCGGGCGAGGTGCTCAGGGAGGACTTCATCGAGGGGTTCGGCATCACTCAGAACAAGCTTGCCGTGTCGATCGGAGTGCCGCCGAGGCGGATCAATGAGATTGTTCACGGCAAGCGCGCCGTCACCGCCGACACCGCTCTGCGGCTCGGCAGGTACTTCGGCACGTCGGCGCAGTTCTGGCTGAACCTGCAGACGAAGTACGACCTCGACCTGGCCGAAGACCGCGTCTCGGAGCAGATCGCCGCCATCACGCCGCTCAAGGTAGCCTGA
- the ychF gene encoding redox-regulated ATPase YchF, giving the protein MALTIAIVGLPNVGKSTLFNALTKNQVLAANYPFATIEPNVGVVNLPDPRLDKLAEIFGSERILPAPVSFVDIAGIVKGASEGEGLGNKFLANIREADAIAQVIRGFTDSDVVHVDGKVDAASDMETINTELILADLQTLERAEARYEKEVRGKKLEPAVLAAAQEARAYLDTGKPLSTSSIDLEPIKELGLLTAKPFIYVFNVDEEILTDQARKDALAALVAPAKAIFLDAKLESELIDLDPEDAAELLASTGQEESGLDQLARIGFDTLGLQTYLTAGPKESRAWTIGKGWTAPQAAGVIHTDFQKGFIKAEIISFDDLVETGSVAEARAKGKARIEGKDYVMHDGDVVEFRFNN; this is encoded by the coding sequence GTGGCTCTTACTATCGCGATCGTCGGACTCCCCAACGTGGGCAAGTCGACCCTGTTCAACGCCCTCACCAAGAACCAGGTTCTGGCGGCGAACTACCCGTTCGCGACCATCGAGCCGAACGTCGGCGTGGTGAACCTGCCCGACCCGCGTCTCGACAAGCTCGCCGAGATCTTCGGCAGTGAGCGCATCCTGCCGGCGCCGGTGTCGTTCGTCGACATCGCGGGCATCGTGAAGGGTGCGAGCGAGGGGGAGGGGCTCGGCAACAAGTTCCTCGCGAACATCCGTGAGGCGGATGCGATCGCGCAGGTCATCCGCGGCTTCACCGACTCGGATGTCGTGCACGTCGACGGCAAGGTCGATGCGGCGAGTGACATGGAGACGATCAACACCGAGCTCATCCTCGCCGATCTGCAGACGCTCGAGAGGGCCGAGGCGCGCTACGAGAAGGAGGTGCGGGGCAAGAAGCTCGAGCCGGCCGTGCTCGCCGCCGCGCAGGAGGCGCGCGCGTACCTCGACACCGGCAAGCCGCTGTCGACGTCGTCGATCGACCTCGAGCCCATCAAAGAGCTCGGGCTGCTCACCGCGAAGCCCTTCATCTACGTGTTCAACGTCGACGAGGAGATCCTCACCGATCAGGCGCGCAAAGATGCGCTGGCGGCCCTCGTCGCCCCCGCGAAGGCGATCTTCCTCGACGCGAAACTCGAGTCGGAGCTCATCGACCTCGACCCCGAAGACGCCGCCGAACTCCTCGCCTCCACCGGGCAGGAGGAGAGCGGGCTCGACCAGCTCGCCCGCATCGGCTTCGACACGCTCGGCCTCCAGACGTACCTCACGGCCGGGCCGAAGGAGTCGCGTGCCTGGACGATCGGCAAGGGCTGGACGGCTCCGCAGGCGGCCGGTGTCATTCACACCGACTTCCAGAAGGGCTTCATCAAGGCCGAGATCATCTCCTTCGACGACCTCGTCGAGACCGGCTCCGTCGCCGAGGCCCGCGCCAAGGGCAAGGCCCGCATCGAGGGCAAGGACTACGTCATGCACGACGGCGACGTCGTCGAGTTCCGCTTCAACAACTGA
- the rmuC gene encoding DNA recombination protein RmuC: protein MEALLPLLLGLVIGLALGVVGGVLVARTRRTDARGGSDPALESALAERTADLAGVRAKVEQLVEERSTLQARLAAVDATALALREQAESTALAHREQLAQSREQAEAVSAAHREQTAAARQQFEQQLAFAQEQARQRLAQQDEQYRAQIAAQEERLTDFQERLRALKEAEAARIEEDGKVLVALSPVQESLKAVQAKVVELEAQRQQQYGELSQQLKSATESEERLRSTAESLASALRSNSTRGVWGETQLRSVVEAAGLIERVDFDVQTSIVSDAGAGRPDMVVHLPGGKNIAVDAKVPFDAYLEASAIPASATGAEGDRRAQLMKKHVKALRDHITALGSKGYWNGLEASPELVIAFIPSESLVSSALEADPGIMEFAFGKRVALASPVTLWSVLKTVAFSWQQDVLTQEARQLFDLSQQLYTRLGKTATHIDKLGRTIDRTVKDYNAFIGSFERQVFPTARKLGALSSESLFPELTTLEESPREIAGHELLAELEAATPAALDAVAHAHDAAGDESTPKRSRSSYRTPRAGAKQPAGDAAGEDADVEASTSASASDSDTAGPLEQSDDERTAEVERTVAELDALGGGAPRRDADYLAHEHDALVVELEINLDDDRPTGTTGPRLI, encoded by the coding sequence ATGGAAGCCCTCCTCCCCCTCCTCCTCGGTCTGGTCATCGGCCTCGCGCTCGGCGTGGTCGGCGGCGTTCTGGTCGCTCGTACTCGCCGAACGGATGCGCGGGGCGGGTCAGACCCCGCTCTCGAGAGCGCCCTCGCCGAGCGAACGGCCGACCTCGCGGGGGTCCGCGCCAAGGTCGAGCAGCTGGTCGAGGAGCGCTCCACGCTGCAGGCGCGTCTCGCCGCGGTCGACGCGACGGCCCTCGCCCTGCGCGAGCAGGCCGAGTCGACGGCGCTCGCGCACCGCGAGCAGCTCGCGCAGAGCCGTGAGCAGGCCGAGGCCGTCTCCGCGGCCCATCGCGAGCAGACCGCCGCCGCGCGGCAGCAGTTCGAGCAGCAGCTCGCCTTCGCGCAGGAGCAGGCGCGGCAGCGTCTCGCCCAGCAAGACGAGCAGTACCGCGCGCAGATCGCGGCGCAGGAGGAGCGGCTCACCGACTTCCAGGAGCGCTTGCGCGCCCTGAAGGAGGCCGAGGCGGCCCGCATCGAAGAAGACGGCAAAGTGCTCGTCGCGCTGAGCCCCGTGCAGGAGAGTCTCAAGGCCGTGCAGGCGAAGGTCGTCGAGCTCGAGGCCCAGCGCCAGCAGCAGTACGGCGAGCTGTCGCAGCAGCTGAAGTCGGCGACGGAGTCGGAGGAGCGCCTGCGTTCGACCGCCGAGTCGCTCGCCTCCGCGTTGCGCTCGAACAGCACCCGCGGGGTGTGGGGAGAGACGCAGCTGCGGAGCGTGGTGGAGGCCGCCGGTCTCATCGAGCGGGTCGACTTCGACGTGCAGACGTCGATCGTGAGCGACGCCGGGGCGGGGCGGCCCGACATGGTGGTGCACCTGCCGGGCGGCAAGAACATCGCCGTCGACGCCAAGGTGCCGTTCGACGCCTACCTTGAAGCCTCGGCCATCCCCGCTTCGGCCACCGGAGCCGAGGGCGATCGGCGCGCCCAGCTCATGAAGAAACACGTGAAGGCCCTGCGCGACCACATCACGGCCCTCGGCAGCAAGGGCTACTGGAACGGCCTGGAGGCCTCGCCCGAACTCGTCATCGCCTTCATCCCCAGCGAGTCGTTGGTGTCGAGCGCCCTCGAGGCCGACCCCGGCATCATGGAGTTCGCCTTCGGCAAGCGCGTCGCGCTCGCCTCACCCGTCACCCTCTGGTCGGTGCTCAAGACCGTCGCGTTCTCGTGGCAGCAAGACGTGCTCACGCAGGAGGCGCGTCAGCTGTTCGACCTCAGCCAGCAGCTCTACACGCGCCTCGGCAAGACGGCCACGCACATCGACAAGCTGGGCCGCACCATCGACCGCACCGTGAAGGACTACAACGCCTTCATCGGCTCCTTCGAGCGCCAGGTGTTCCCCACCGCCCGCAAGCTCGGGGCACTCTCGAGCGAGAGCCTGTTCCCCGAGCTCACCACCCTCGAGGAGTCGCCGCGCGAGATCGCGGGTCACGAGCTCCTCGCCGAGCTCGAGGCCGCCACCCCCGCAGCCCTCGACGCTGTCGCCCACGCCCACGACGCCGCTGGCGACGAGAGCACTCCTAAGCGCTCGCGCAGCTCCTACCGCACCCCGCGCGCAGGCGCGAAGCAGCCCGCCGGTGATGCTGCCGGTGAGGATGCTGACGTCGAGGCGAGCACCAGCGCTTCAGCCTCCGACTCCGACACGGCCGGGCCGCTCGAGCAGAGCGACGACGAGCGCACGGCCGAGGTCGAGCGCACGGTCGCCGAACTCGACGCCCTCGGGGGTGGTGCTCCGCGGCGCGACGCCGACTACCTCGCCCACGAACACGACGCCCTCGTCGTCGAACTCGAGATCAACCTCGACGACGACCGCCCCACCGGCACCACCGGCCCCCGCCTCATCTAA
- a CDS encoding DUF1801 domain-containing protein produces the protein MREIPVDIVAYQARLDDESRAVCDVLLGVIEAELPDAERKVWHAHPVWFFDGNPVVGYDRLKASVRLLFWSGQAFDEPALTPEGSFKAAEARYTHPDQIDVEALRRWLGKAQELQWNYRDIRRNRGLVPLRGVEN, from the coding sequence GTGCGCGAGATCCCCGTCGACATCGTCGCGTACCAGGCACGGCTCGATGACGAGTCGCGCGCGGTGTGCGACGTGCTGCTCGGGGTGATCGAGGCCGAATTGCCCGACGCCGAGCGCAAGGTGTGGCACGCGCATCCGGTGTGGTTCTTCGACGGCAACCCGGTGGTGGGGTACGACCGGTTGAAGGCGTCGGTGCGGCTGCTGTTCTGGAGCGGGCAGGCGTTCGACGAGCCCGCGCTCACCCCGGAGGGCAGCTTCAAGGCCGCGGAGGCGCGCTACACCCACCCCGACCAGATCGACGTCGAGGCGCTGAGGCGGTGGCTGGGCAAGGCGCAGGAGCTGCAGTGGAACTACCGCGACATCCGCCGCAATCGTGGCCTGGTGCCGCTCCGAGGTGTGGAGAACTGA
- a CDS encoding LysE family translocator: MVPAGLAGAFALAALALILLPGPSVLFVVGRSLALGRLGGLLSVLGNALGMLPAITLVALGVGTLVAQSVVVFTIMKIAGAAYLVYLGVQAIRHRNDHTASETDAPRRRPSPLRLVGEGFVVGATNPKTIVFFVAVLPQFVDYAAGSIPLQLTELGLIFFVISLVCDSVWALAAGSARTWLSRHPRSLPRLSAAGGAMMIGLGGALAFTSSKA; the protein is encoded by the coding sequence ATGGTGCCCGCAGGCCTCGCCGGAGCCTTCGCACTGGCGGCCCTCGCCCTCATCCTGCTCCCCGGCCCGAGCGTCTTGTTCGTCGTCGGCCGCTCGCTCGCCCTGGGCCGCCTCGGCGGCCTGCTGAGCGTGCTGGGCAACGCCCTCGGCATGCTCCCTGCCATCACCCTCGTCGCCCTCGGCGTGGGAACACTCGTCGCCCAGTCGGTGGTCGTCTTCACGATCATGAAGATCGCGGGAGCCGCGTATCTCGTCTACCTCGGGGTGCAGGCCATCCGTCACCGCAACGACCATACGGCGAGCGAGACGGATGCTCCGCGCCGCCGCCCGTCACCGTTGCGCCTCGTGGGCGAGGGCTTCGTCGTCGGGGCGACGAACCCCAAGACGATCGTGTTCTTTGTGGCGGTGCTGCCGCAGTTCGTCGACTACGCGGCGGGGAGCATCCCGCTCCAGCTGACCGAGCTCGGCCTCATCTTCTTCGTCATCTCGCTCGTCTGCGACAGCGTCTGGGCCCTGGCCGCGGGCTCCGCCCGCACCTGGCTCTCCCGCCACCCCCGCAGCCTCCCACGCCTCAGCGCCGCCGGCGGCGCCATGATGATCGGCCTCGGCGGCGCCCTCGCCTTCACCTCCTCAAAGGCCTGA
- a CDS encoding four-carbon acid sugar kinase family protein — translation MKTVILDDDPTGTQSATNVPVLFATSADPLDAALLAETLSQHDSVYLLTNSRAIDEDAAVELVTRIRDLSLRAGEALGEEMQFVLRGDSTLRGHVFAECEVFLRTDADAVLVFVPAFPDGGRTTVDGVHYVTVNGETLPAHETEFAADPVFPFATARLVDYVASKSSRVGVPFPLGRLRTEPGALASLLLSVAAGSVVVPDAETNDDIRLIARAIREAREGGRAVVVRSASPLAAVLAGVESTGLLSVPLEPLVPGAGALPVAGSGLGAGAQPLAALLVCGSHTAGATAQLAEVERSWGSFAVIDTDRALAAPAEEGLRAAGAARSQLASWSLAVVTTERVRSAQHNTLDHGERVMEALTAAVRSLLPDVGVVVSKGGITSAEVARVGLGARSATVLGQVLPGVSVWRLTAVDGRSLLYVVVPGNVGDELTLVRVLDAVGVKPSR, via the coding sequence ATGAAGACCGTCATCCTCGACGACGACCCCACCGGAACGCAGTCGGCGACGAACGTGCCCGTGCTGTTCGCGACCTCCGCAGACCCGCTCGACGCAGCGCTCCTCGCCGAGACGCTCTCGCAGCACGACAGCGTCTACCTGCTCACCAACTCGCGGGCGATCGACGAGGATGCTGCGGTCGAGCTGGTGACGCGCATCCGGGATCTGAGTCTTCGCGCGGGGGAGGCCCTCGGCGAGGAGATGCAGTTCGTGCTGCGGGGCGACTCGACGCTGCGGGGGCACGTCTTCGCCGAGTGCGAGGTCTTCCTGCGAACGGATGCGGATGCGGTGCTCGTCTTCGTTCCCGCCTTTCCCGATGGTGGGCGCACCACGGTCGACGGGGTGCACTATGTCACGGTGAACGGGGAGACGCTGCCGGCGCACGAGACGGAGTTCGCCGCCGACCCGGTGTTCCCGTTCGCGACGGCGCGACTGGTCGATTACGTGGCGTCGAAGTCGTCGCGGGTCGGGGTGCCGTTCCCCCTCGGGCGTTTGCGGACGGAGCCGGGGGCGCTCGCGTCCCTTCTGCTGTCGGTCGCCGCGGGGTCGGTGGTGGTTCCGGATGCGGAGACGAACGATGACATCCGGCTGATCGCCCGGGCCATCCGCGAGGCCCGTGAGGGCGGGCGTGCGGTGGTGGTGCGGAGCGCGTCGCCGCTCGCGGCGGTGCTGGCGGGGGTGGAGAGCACGGGGTTGCTGTCGGTGCCCTTGGAGCCGTTGGTGCCGGGCGCCGGTGCCCTTCCGGTCGCCGGTTCGGGGCTGGGCGCCGGTGCGCAGCCGCTCGCCGCGCTGCTCGTGTGCGGGTCGCACACGGCGGGGGCGACGGCGCAGCTCGCCGAGGTGGAGCGGTCGTGGGGCTCGTTCGCGGTGATCGACACCGACAGGGCACTCGCGGCTCCCGCTGAGGAGGGGCTGCGCGCCGCGGGCGCTGCTCGCTCACAGCTCGCCAGTTGGAGTTTGGCCGTGGTGACGACCGAGCGCGTGAGGTCGGCGCAGCACAACACGCTCGATCACGGGGAACGGGTGATGGAGGCGCTCACCGCGGCGGTGAGGTCGCTGCTGCCCGACGTGGGTGTCGTGGTGTCGAAGGGGGGCATCACCTCGGCCGAGGTGGCGCGCGTGGGGCTGGGGGCGCGGTCGGCGACGGTGCTCGGGCAGGTGCTGCCCGGGGTGTCGGTGTGGCGGCTCACCGCGGTCGACGGGCGGTCGCTGCTGTACGTGGTGGTGCCGGGGAACGTGGGCGACGAGCTCACCCTCGTGCGGGTGCTCGACGCGGTCGGGGTGAAGCCTTCCCGGTAG
- a CDS encoding type II toxin-antitoxin system RelE/ParE family toxin, producing MIRSFGDKNTERLWRRERVRSIDPRIHRVALRKLRQLGSAVVLDDLRAPPGNRLEALRGDRAGQYSIRINDQWRICFVWTDAGAEEVEIVDYH from the coding sequence ATGATCAGATCGTTCGGCGACAAGAACACCGAACGTCTGTGGCGCCGTGAACGCGTGCGCTCGATCGATCCTCGGATCCATCGCGTGGCACTGCGCAAACTGCGCCAGCTGGGGTCGGCCGTCGTGCTCGACGATCTCCGCGCCCCCCCAGGAAACAGGCTCGAGGCGCTGCGAGGCGATCGTGCCGGTCAGTACAGCATCAGAATCAACGACCAGTGGCGGATCTGCTTCGTGTGGACCGACGCAGGAGCGGAGGAGGTGGAGATCGTTGACTATCACTGA
- a CDS encoding CoA-acylating methylmalonate-semialdehyde dehydrogenase codes for MPDTLPVVNHWVSGAELVSTSGRTAPVYDPALGVQTKEVALANGPEIDAAVAAAKAAFPGWRDTSIAKRQQVLFAFRELLNSRRGELAEILTSEHGKVLSDAAGEIARGLEVVELATGFPHLLKGEYSENVSTGVDVYSLKQPLGVVGIISPFNFPAMVPMWFFPIAIAAGNTVVLKPSEKDPSAANWLAALFKEAGLPDGVFNVLHGDKEAVDGLLEHRDVKSISFVGSTPIAHYIYETAARNGKRVQALGGAKNHMLVLPDADLDLAADAAINAGFGSAGERCMAISVLVAVDTIADELVAKIQQRMAGLKTGDGRRSCDMGPLITKVHRDKVAGYIDVANADGATVVVDGRGVEVDGEADGFWLGPTLIDNVPTSSAVYLDEIFGPVLSVVRVHSYEEGVDLINNGAYGNGTAIFTNDGGAARRFQNEVEVGMIGINVPIPVPVAYHSFGGVKDSIFGDSKAYGLAGFRFFTQEKAVTSRWLDPSHGGINLGFPQN; via the coding sequence ATGCCAGACACGCTCCCCGTGGTCAACCACTGGGTCTCCGGCGCCGAACTCGTGAGCACGAGCGGCCGCACCGCCCCGGTCTACGACCCCGCCCTTGGTGTGCAGACCAAAGAGGTCGCCCTCGCGAACGGCCCCGAGATCGACGCGGCCGTGGCAGCGGCGAAAGCAGCCTTCCCTGGCTGGCGCGACACCAGCATCGCGAAGCGGCAGCAGGTGCTGTTCGCCTTCCGTGAGCTGCTCAACAGCCGCCGAGGAGAGCTCGCCGAGATCCTCACGAGCGAGCACGGCAAAGTGCTCTCCGACGCGGCGGGCGAGATCGCACGCGGCCTCGAGGTCGTCGAGCTCGCCACCGGGTTCCCGCACCTGCTGAAGGGCGAATACTCCGAGAACGTGTCGACCGGGGTCGATGTCTACTCGCTGAAGCAGCCTCTCGGCGTCGTCGGCATCATCAGCCCGTTCAACTTCCCGGCGATGGTGCCGATGTGGTTCTTCCCGATCGCCATCGCCGCGGGCAACACGGTCGTGCTGAAGCCGAGCGAGAAAGACCCGAGCGCCGCCAATTGGCTCGCCGCCCTGTTCAAGGAGGCCGGCCTCCCCGACGGCGTCTTCAACGTGCTCCACGGCGACAAGGAGGCGGTCGACGGGCTGCTCGAGCACCGCGACGTCAAGAGCATCTCGTTCGTCGGTTCCACCCCCATCGCCCACTACATCTACGAGACCGCTGCCCGCAACGGCAAGCGGGTGCAGGCGCTCGGCGGCGCGAAGAACCACATGCTGGTGCTGCCCGACGCCGACCTCGACCTCGCCGCCGACGCCGCCATCAACGCGGGTTTCGGCTCGGCGGGTGAGCGCTGCATGGCCATCAGCGTGCTGGTCGCCGTCGACACCATCGCCGACGAGCTGGTCGCGAAGATCCAGCAGCGCATGGCGGGACTGAAGACCGGTGACGGCCGCCGCTCCTGTGACATGGGCCCGCTCATCACGAAGGTGCACCGCGACAAGGTGGCCGGCTACATCGACGTCGCGAACGCCGACGGCGCCACCGTCGTGGTCGACGGTCGCGGGGTCGAGGTCGACGGCGAGGCCGACGGCTTCTGGCTCGGCCCCACCCTCATCGACAACGTGCCCACGAGCTCCGCGGTGTACCTCGATGAGATCTTCGGCCCGGTGCTGTCGGTCGTGCGCGTGCACTCCTATGAGGAGGGCGTCGACCTCATCAACAACGGTGCCTACGGCAACGGCACCGCCATCTTCACCAACGATGGGGGAGCGGCCCGCCGCTTCCAGAACGAGGTGGAGGTGGGCATGATCGGCATCAACGTGCCGATCCCGGTGCCGGTCGCCTATCACTCCTTCGGCGGCGTCAAAGACTCCATCTTTGGCGACTCGAAGGCCTACGGTCTGGCAGGCTTCCGCTTCTTCACGCAGGAGAAGGCGGTCACCTCGCGCTGGCTCGACCCCTCGCACGGCGGCATCAACCTCGGCTTCCCGCAGAACTGA
- a CDS encoding DUF6264 family protein, whose amino-acid sequence MSDERPKPKYGELAPEGWVWQPPQERQPESAPTAPPAPSPTGPASAGPTSLAQQPSRQPASQHWAAPTPGTEVPGAAPAPRRGDRIATMVLLVIGAFWSVNTAFGMFSLPAALQQAMDILGISGTYTAYDTANSAGVTGGVLTLLTFALTVLYSLRRLRANKLAFFIPIIGAVVAFVISIVVYTIAMTADPALMDGLLRTAP is encoded by the coding sequence GTGAGCGACGAACGACCGAAGCCGAAGTACGGAGAGCTCGCCCCCGAAGGCTGGGTGTGGCAGCCGCCCCAGGAGCGGCAGCCCGAGAGCGCTCCGACGGCTCCCCCGGCCCCCTCACCCACGGGCCCGGCTTCCGCGGGGCCGACGTCGCTCGCGCAGCAGCCCTCCCGGCAGCCCGCGTCGCAGCACTGGGCGGCGCCCACTCCCGGAACCGAGGTGCCCGGTGCAGCCCCCGCACCCCGCCGCGGCGACCGCATCGCGACGATGGTGCTGCTCGTCATCGGCGCCTTCTGGAGCGTCAACACAGCGTTCGGCATGTTCAGCCTGCCCGCCGCGCTGCAGCAGGCCATGGACATCCTCGGCATCAGCGGCACCTACACGGCCTACGACACCGCCAACTCGGCGGGAGTCACCGGCGGGGTGCTCACGCTGCTCACCTTCGCTCTCACCGTGCTCTACTCACTGCGGCGGTTGCGCGCGAACAAGCTCGCGTTCTTCATCCCGATCATCGGGGCCGTCGTGGCGTTCGTCATCAGCATCGTCGTCTACACGATCGCGATGACCGCCGACCCGGCGCTCATGGACGGGTTGCTGCGCACGGCGCCCTAG
- a CDS encoding aromatic ring-opening dioxygenase LigA, protein MSSSKPAHALARVGSLTVAAGALFLAAGAAAWTTVSKQLRDENIEVPGNAPAFAGKPVQGPATAYVEALVIKGNAERGAGGRTFADISAALREVDPGSDEAAELRKQSMSLSTAASLRTALMTSVLAYGVSALVAGLGAFFVVTGSVLRRAGR, encoded by the coding sequence ATGTCGTCATCGAAGCCCGCCCACGCCCTCGCACGGGTGGGTTCACTCACCGTCGCCGCCGGCGCCCTGTTCCTCGCCGCCGGGGCCGCCGCCTGGACGACCGTCTCGAAGCAACTGCGCGACGAGAACATCGAGGTTCCGGGCAACGCCCCCGCCTTCGCCGGCAAGCCCGTGCAGGGGCCGGCCACGGCCTACGTCGAAGCTCTCGTCATCAAGGGCAACGCCGAGCGCGGGGCCGGCGGCCGCACCTTCGCCGACATCAGCGCTGCGCTGCGTGAAGTCGATCCGGGCAGCGACGAGGCGGCCGAGCTGCGCAAGCAGAGCATGTCGCTCTCGACCGCGGCATCGTTGCGCACCGCCCTCATGACCTCCGTGCTCGCCTACGGCGTGAGCGCGCTCGTTGCGGGCCTCGGCGCCTTCTTCGTGGTGACGGGCTCGGTGCTGCGCCGAGCCGGTCGCTGA
- the fbaA gene encoding class II fructose-bisphosphate aldolase — translation MPIATPDEYAEMLDKAKAGGFAYPAVNVSSSQTLNAVLQGLAEAGSDGIIQVTTGGADYFAGHTVKARATGALAFAAFAHEVAKNYSVKVALHTDHCPEPALADFVMPLIAASEEEVKAGRNPIFQSHMWDGSAIPLDDNLRIAEDMLKRTKAINAILEVEIGVVGGEEDGVSHDINEHLYTTLDDAIKTVEALGLGENGRYMAALTFGNVHGVYKPGNVKLKPELLKEIQDGLAEKYGHGPKPLDLVFHGGSGSTDAEIAEAVANGVVKMNIDTDTQYAFTRSIAGSMFTGYEGVLKVDGEVGNKKLYDPRAWGKVAETAMAARVVEATQQLGSAGHSSK, via the coding sequence ATGCCCATTGCAACCCCCGATGAGTACGCAGAGATGCTCGACAAGGCGAAGGCCGGCGGCTTCGCCTACCCCGCCGTCAACGTCTCCTCGTCGCAGACCCTGAACGCGGTGCTGCAGGGCCTGGCCGAGGCCGGTTCCGACGGCATCATCCAGGTCACCACCGGAGGTGCCGACTACTTCGCAGGGCACACCGTGAAGGCCCGCGCCACCGGCGCCCTCGCTTTCGCCGCCTTCGCCCACGAGGTGGCGAAGAACTACTCCGTCAAGGTCGCACTGCACACCGACCACTGCCCCGAGCCCGCCCTCGCCGACTTCGTGATGCCTCTCATCGCGGCCTCGGAAGAGGAGGTCAAGGCCGGCCGCAACCCCATCTTCCAGTCGCACATGTGGGACGGATCGGCCATCCCGCTCGACGACAACCTCCGCATCGCCGAAGACATGCTGAAGCGCACCAAGGCCATCAACGCCATCCTCGAGGTCGAGATCGGCGTCGTCGGCGGCGAAGAAGACGGCGTGAGCCACGACATCAACGAGCACCTCTACACCACGCTCGACGACGCCATCAAGACCGTCGAGGCCCTCGGCCTCGGCGAGAACGGCCGCTACATGGCAGCCCTCACCTTCGGCAACGTGCACGGCGTCTACAAGCCCGGCAACGTGAAGTTGAAGCCCGAGCTCCTCAAGGAGATCCAGGACGGCCTCGCCGAAAAGTACGGCCACGGCCCGAAGCCGCTCGACCTCGTCTTCCACGGCGGCTCGGGCTCGACCGACGCCGAGATCGCCGAGGCCGTCGCGAACGGCGTCGTGAAGATGAACATCGACACCGACACCCAGTACGCCTTCACCCGCTCCATCGCCGGCAGCATGTTCACCGGCTACGAGGGTGTGCTGAAGGTCGACGGCGAGGTCGGCAACAAGAAGCTCTACGACCCCCGCGCCTGGGGCAAGGTCGCCGAGACCGCCATGGCCGCCCGCGTGGTCGAGGCCACGCAGCAGCTCGGCTCGGCCGGCCACTCCTCCAAGTGA